A window of Candidatus Peribacteraceae bacterium genomic DNA:
AGTTCGAGGCCGCGCCGCCCTTCACCCATGAGGAAGCCTACAGCTTCCTCAAGGAATGGGCCCTCCCCGTCGTCACCGACGCCATCAAGAAGCCCATGGCCAAGAACGCGCGCCGCGCGGTGTTTACGGACCTCATGGTCAAATCTGAAGAGAAGCTCAAGGGGAAGTACCCCGCCCCCGCCGGCCAGATCGTGCCGGAGGAGCTGCAGAAGCTCTACGCCAACGGCAAGGTCTTCGTGGACAAGATCGTCAAAGCGGAGATGCGCCGCCTCGTCCTGGAGGAAGGGGTGCGCATGAGCGGACGGAAGGTGGAGGAGATCCGCCCCCTGGCCGCCACGGTGGACGTCCTCCCGCGCCGCGTGCACGGGTCCGTGCTCTTCGAGCGCGGCGAGACGCAGTGCCTCACCACCTGCACGCTGGGCGCGCCCGGCGACAAGCAGATCGTGGAGGGCATGGAAGGCGAGCACAAGCTGCGGTACTTCCATCACTACAACTTCCCGCCGTTCTCCGTGGGCGAAACGAGCAACAGGCTCTTCGTGGGCAACCGCGAGATCGGGCACGGCAACCTGGCGCAGCGGGCGCTCCTGCCCCTCCTCCCCAAGGAAGAGGACTTCCCTTACACCATCCGCACCGTCACGGAGATCCTCTCCAGCAACGGTTCTTCCTCCATGGCCGCCACGTGCGGTTCCACGCTGGCCCTCATGGCGGCGGGCGTCCCCATCGCCGCCCCCGTTTCGGCCATCGCCCTGGGGCTCATCTCCGACGAAGCCAAGAACAAGTACGTGATCCTCACGGACCTGCAGGATGAAGAGGATTTCGGCGGGGACATGGATTTCAAGGTCACGGGCACGGAGCGCGGCGTCACCGCCATCCAGATGGACATCAAGATCAAGGGTTTGCCGGACGCCGTGTTCGCGGAGGCGCTGGAGCGCGCCAAGAAAGGCCGCGCGCAGGTGTTGGAGGTGATGCTCAAGGCGCTGCCTGAGCCGCGCAAGGAGCTCTCGCCGTTCGCGCCCCGCATCGAGACCATCCAGATCGATCCCGAAGACATCCGCCTGGTCATCGGCAAGGGCGGGGAGACCATCCAGAAGATCACGGGCGAGCTGGGCGTGGAGATCGACATCGAGGACAGCGGCCTCATCTTCATCACCTCCGTCAACGGCGAGGCCATGCAGAAGGCCAAGGCCTGGATCGCCGGCATCGTGGAGAAGCCGGAGGTGGGGAAGGTGTACAAGGGCAAGGTGATACGCATCATCGCGGGCGTGGGAGCCATCGTGGAGTTCCTGCCCGGCAAGGACGGCATGATCCACATCAGCGAACTCCAGTGGAAGCGCACCGAGCAGGTGGAGGATGTGCTCAAGATGGGGCAGGAACTGGAGGCCAAAGTCATCGAGTACGACCCCATGGACGGCAAGACGCGCCTCTCCCTTCGCCAGATGACGGAGCCGCCGGCCGGTATGCCGCCGCCCCGCCCCTTCAGCGGGCCTCCCCGCGGGGGACGTCCCGGAGGCGGATTCGGGGGAAGGGGACCGAGGAGATGACAACAGGACCAAGAACCAAGGATTCATGATCAATGACCAAAGCTGCAACGAAGCACTTTGGTCATTGGTACTTGGTTATTGGTCGTTCTTTCACGGTTATCTAAGCCATAAAGTACCAGTTAACAAAACTACAAAAGAGTTGTATAATACTAGTTATGATCCACTTCACTCCCCGCACGTATACCTTATCTTTGGCGTTCGCGGCTTCCGCGCTCGCCCTCTTCACCGTGGTTACCGCGGGGGGAGCGGAGTACGTAGGGGCGCTGGGACGCCATCGGTCCGCCCCTCCGGCCGCGTGCGGCGACAACATGGTGGTGGCGCCCGAGGAGTGCGAGGACGGCAACGTGCGCGACGGCGACGGCTGCTCCCGCCTGTGCATGCGGGAGTACTGCGGGGACGGCAAGATCAGCCGCTACGAGCAGTGCGATGACCGGAATTCCCGGGACGGCGACGGCTGCTCCGCTTCCTGCAGGAGGGAATTCTGCGGGGATGCCATCACCCAGAAGAACGAGGAATGCGACGACGGCAACATCGGGAGCGGGGACGGCTGCACCAGCCGCTGCGTCACCGAAGCGTGCGGCAACGGCCGCGAAGACGGCGGCGAGCAGTGCGACGACGGCAACCTGCTGGACGGCGACGGGTGTTCCACGTTCTGCATCCTGGAAACGGTGGTCTGCGGCAACGGCGTCGTTGACTTCCACGAGCAGTGCGACGACGGCAACCCCCACAGCAACGACGGCTGCTCCGCCACCTGCCGCACGGAATGGTGCGGGGACGGGATCCGGCAGTGGAGCGAACAGTGCGACGACGGGGACAAGGTCAACAATGACTTCTGCGGGAACGACTGCCGCACACCCGTGTGCGGCGACGGTATGGTGGGGGGAGGGGAGGAGTGCGACGACGGCAACGGCGTTTCGGGGGACGGCTGTTCCATGAGCTGCACCACCGAGAACGTGTGCGGCAACGGGCGGTTGGACCGCAGCGAGGACTGCGATGACGGGAACAGGGTGGACGGCGACGGCTGCACGTCCGGCTGCCGTTCGGAATTGTGCGGCAACGGCAAGGTGGAGGCGCCGGAAATGTGCGATGACGGGAACAACGTGGACAACGACGGCTGCACTGCGCGTTGCCTCCGTGAGGCGCGCTGCAAACCCGGGGAACGCTGCAAGAATTCCTCTGTTGCACGCTGATGTTCCCTCCGCTCTCCCGCATTGCCGGCGCGCCACATCGTCTCCTCCTCCTCGCGGCGGCGGTCCTCGCCCTGTCATCCCTCTCCCTCCTCACGCGGAGTACCGCATTGCTCTTGGGATACGACAGCATCAATCCCGTCCCCCTGGGGACTCGGTGCGGGGATAACGTGCTGACGTACAGGATGGAAGAGTGCGATGACGGCAACATCAGGAACGGGGATGGGTGTTCATCCCGCTGCCGGCTGGAAGGCTGCGGGGATGGGCGCAGGCAGAGCGCGGAGCAGTGCGACGACGGGAACCGCGTGGACGGTGACGGTTGCAGCAGGACGTGCCAAGTGGAGCGGTGCGGGAACGGCAAGAAGGAGGGCAAGGAGCAGTGCGATGATGGGAATACGTTATCGGGGGACAGGTGCTCGGGAAGCTGCATCATCGAGCGGTGCGGGAACAGGATTGTGGATGCCCGCGAAGGGTGTGACGACGGCAACGCGGCGGATGGCGACGGATGCAGCCGTGCATGCCGCATCGAACGGGCAGCGCTCTGCGGGGATGCCTGGGTGCAGTATGGGGAGAGCTGCGATGACGGGAACACCGAGAACAATGACGGGTGCAACTCCGAGTGCTATGAGGAGTTCTGCGGGGATGGAGTGGAGCAGACGAGCGAGGGGTGCGACGACAAGAACCAGAACGACAACGACCGTTGTGGCAACGATTGCCTTCTCCCCGTCTGCGGTGATCACGAGCAGGAAGGCATGGAGCAGTGCGACGACGGGAACAGCGTGGCCGATGACGGTTGCTCGCCCCAGTGCCGCAAGGAGAACCTGTGCGGCAATAACCGCCTCGACCCCGGGGAGCAATGCGATGACGGGGCCCGCGTCAGCCGGGACGGCTGTTCCGCCTTCTGCATGACAGAAATCTTCTGTCCCTCCACGCAGCAGTACGGGCCCTGCCCGCCTCCCTCGAGGGTTAATAATCGGTGATCAGGACGCCACGGCGGGGCAGGCGGCGCCATCCCCGCCGCACGCCGGTTCCGTTTTCTTGGGCGCCGGCTCCGTCTTCCCCTTTTCCTTCGTCCCATTGGGGGTGGAAGCGGGGGCATTGGTTGGAGGGCGGGGGCGGCTGTCTGTCTTATAGAACCCCTTCCCCTTGAATTGGATGGCGGGCGGCGTGAGCATCTTCTCCGTCTTCTTGCTCTTACAGACGGGGCAGGCGGGCTTCGCTTTGCTGCCGAACGGCCGTTCGAACTCGAACGTGGCGGAACAATCCCGGCACCGGAAATCGAAGGTGGGCATGAAAGTTCATGAGCATTATAGAATAATTGGGTGTTTTTGGGGAGGAATCCGAGGAATCCGAAGAAACCAAGGAATCATAGGAATCCGACCCATCTGGAACAGCCATCAT
This region includes:
- a CDS encoding zinc ribbon domain-containing protein, which encodes MPTFDFRCRDCSATFEFERPFGSKAKPACPVCKSKKTEKMLTPPAIQFKGKGFYKTDSRPRPPTNAPASTPNGTKEKGKTEPAPKKTEPACGGDGAACPAVAS
- a CDS encoding DUF4215 domain-containing protein produces the protein MFPPLSRIAGAPHRLLLLAAAVLALSSLSLLTRSTALLLGYDSINPVPLGTRCGDNVLTYRMEECDDGNIRNGDGCSSRCRLEGCGDGRRQSAEQCDDGNRVDGDGCSRTCQVERCGNGKKEGKEQCDDGNTLSGDRCSGSCIIERCGNRIVDAREGCDDGNAADGDGCSRACRIERAALCGDAWVQYGESCDDGNTENNDGCNSECYEEFCGDGVEQTSEGCDDKNQNDNDRCGNDCLLPVCGDHEQEGMEQCDDGNSVADDGCSPQCRKENLCGNNRLDPGEQCDDGARVSRDGCSAFCMTEIFCPSTQQYGPCPPPSRVNNR
- a CDS encoding polyribonucleotide nucleotidyltransferase: MSDQNFLSPQREFSLELGDKQLTVRMGALANQANASVLCQMGDTIALGNCTVSATERAGVDFLPLQVVYQEKYYAGGVIAGSRFRKREGRPSDDYVLLARQIDRGLRPMFPKHFHRDIQVFCTVLSYDFENEHDVASANAANLAVALSDCPSDGPLGSVRIGLIGGELVLNPSREARTKSDLDMFLTASLERVVMIEAGANQVPEADVLRAIEFGKKWAQKIAKFFADVQKEIGKKKFEAAPPFTHEEAYSFLKEWALPVVTDAIKKPMAKNARRAVFTDLMVKSEEKLKGKYPAPAGQIVPEELQKLYANGKVFVDKIVKAEMRRLVLEEGVRMSGRKVEEIRPLAATVDVLPRRVHGSVLFERGETQCLTTCTLGAPGDKQIVEGMEGEHKLRYFHHYNFPPFSVGETSNRLFVGNREIGHGNLAQRALLPLLPKEEDFPYTIRTVTEILSSNGSSSMAATCGSTLALMAAGVPIAAPVSAIALGLISDEAKNKYVILTDLQDEEDFGGDMDFKVTGTERGVTAIQMDIKIKGLPDAVFAEALERAKKGRAQVLEVMLKALPEPRKELSPFAPRIETIQIDPEDIRLVIGKGGETIQKITGELGVEIDIEDSGLIFITSVNGEAMQKAKAWIAGIVEKPEVGKVYKGKVIRIIAGVGAIVEFLPGKDGMIHISELQWKRTEQVEDVLKMGQELEAKVIEYDPMDGKTRLSLRQMTEPPAGMPPPRPFSGPPRGGRPGGGFGGRGPRR
- a CDS encoding DUF4215 domain-containing protein; protein product: MIHFTPRTYTLSLAFAASALALFTVVTAGGAEYVGALGRHRSAPPAACGDNMVVAPEECEDGNVRDGDGCSRLCMREYCGDGKISRYEQCDDRNSRDGDGCSASCRREFCGDAITQKNEECDDGNIGSGDGCTSRCVTEACGNGREDGGEQCDDGNLLDGDGCSTFCILETVVCGNGVVDFHEQCDDGNPHSNDGCSATCRTEWCGDGIRQWSEQCDDGDKVNNDFCGNDCRTPVCGDGMVGGGEECDDGNGVSGDGCSMSCTTENVCGNGRLDRSEDCDDGNRVDGDGCTSGCRSELCGNGKVEAPEMCDDGNNVDNDGCTARCLREARCKPGERCKNSSVAR